In Eublepharis macularius isolate TG4126 chromosome 4, MPM_Emac_v1.0, whole genome shotgun sequence, the following are encoded in one genomic region:
- the LOC129328991 gene encoding protein ABHD14A-like isoform X2 produces the protein MTMTLIRNRLGLLVLGVLVTFVLYLLLPAIQHERFTSSIDIPKPRAMEEDMKSQSSSNVTILTGTVLQNPSVFFREAVLVQKDGAPSTEKLEIIFLHGQSFTSKTWEELGTLALLSENGHRAIAIDLPGYGDTPRSSALETAQSRVAFLQQIFKELKLQRPVLISSSMSGRYSIPFLLANGEQLKGFVPIAPVGTKDFTIQQYQQIQTPTLIIYGEHDTGLGLQSLQSLQQMPKSTVVVLPGAGHACYLDKPQEFHKVLLNFLGDLK, from the exons ATGACTATGACTTTGATACGCAACAGGCTGGGTCTTCTGGTACTTGGAGTCCTGGTTACCTTTGTCCTCTACCTCTTACTTCCTGCAATCCAACACGAGAGATTTACTTCTTCCATCGACATCCCCAAGCCACGAGCTATGGAGGAAGATATGAAGAGTCAAAGCAGCAGCAACGTCACTATCCTAACAGGGACAGTCCTGCAAAACCCTTCTGTTTTCTTTAGAGAAGCTGTACTAGTACAGAAAGATGGGGCTCCCAGCACTGAAAA GCTGGAGATCATCTTCCTGCATGGTCAGTCCTTCACTTCCAAAACATGGGAGGAATTGGGGACATTAGCTTTGCTTTCTGAGAATGGGCATCGTGCAATAGCTATTGATTTACCTG GCTATGGGGACACTCCACGTTCCAGTGCTTTGGAGACAGCACAAAGCCGCGTTGCCTTTCTTCAGCAAATCTTCAAAGAGCTGAAGCTTCAAAGGCCTGTTCTAATAAGCTCATCCATGAGTGGCCGCTATTCCATCCCATTCCTTCTGGCCAATGGGGAACAGCTGAAGGGCTTTGTGCCCATTGCACCAGTGGGAACGAAGGACTTCACTATTCAGCAGTATCAGCAAATCCAG aCTCCAACTTTGATTATTTATGGAGAACACGATACTGGCCTGGGTCTTCAGTCCCTGCAAAGCCTTCAACAGATGCCCAAATCCACCGTTGTTGTGCTGCCCGGAGCTGGCCATGCCTGTTACCTTGATAAACCTCAGGAGTTTCACAAGGTGCTCCTGAATTTCCTGGGAGACCTCAAGTGA
- the LOC129328991 gene encoding protein ABHD14A-like isoform X1, translating into MTMTLIRNRLGLLVLGVLVTFVLYLLLPAIQHERFTSSIDIPKPRAMEEDMKSQSSSNVTILTGTVLQNPSVFFREAVLVQKDGAPSTENRLEIIFLHGQSFTSKTWEELGTLALLSENGHRAIAIDLPGYGDTPRSSALETAQSRVAFLQQIFKELKLQRPVLISSSMSGRYSIPFLLANGEQLKGFVPIAPVGTKDFTIQQYQQIQTPTLIIYGEHDTGLGLQSLQSLQQMPKSTVVVLPGAGHACYLDKPQEFHKVLLNFLGDLK; encoded by the exons ATGACTATGACTTTGATACGCAACAGGCTGGGTCTTCTGGTACTTGGAGTCCTGGTTACCTTTGTCCTCTACCTCTTACTTCCTGCAATCCAACACGAGAGATTTACTTCTTCCATCGACATCCCCAAGCCACGAGCTATGGAGGAAGATATGAAGAGTCAAAGCAGCAGCAACGTCACTATCCTAACAGGGACAGTCCTGCAAAACCCTTCTGTTTTCTTTAGAGAAGCTGTACTAGTACAGAAAGATGGGGCTCCCAGCACTGAAAA CAGGCTGGAGATCATCTTCCTGCATGGTCAGTCCTTCACTTCCAAAACATGGGAGGAATTGGGGACATTAGCTTTGCTTTCTGAGAATGGGCATCGTGCAATAGCTATTGATTTACCTG GCTATGGGGACACTCCACGTTCCAGTGCTTTGGAGACAGCACAAAGCCGCGTTGCCTTTCTTCAGCAAATCTTCAAAGAGCTGAAGCTTCAAAGGCCTGTTCTAATAAGCTCATCCATGAGTGGCCGCTATTCCATCCCATTCCTTCTGGCCAATGGGGAACAGCTGAAGGGCTTTGTGCCCATTGCACCAGTGGGAACGAAGGACTTCACTATTCAGCAGTATCAGCAAATCCAG aCTCCAACTTTGATTATTTATGGAGAACACGATACTGGCCTGGGTCTTCAGTCCCTGCAAAGCCTTCAACAGATGCCCAAATCCACCGTTGTTGTGCTGCCCGGAGCTGGCCATGCCTGTTACCTTGATAAACCTCAGGAGTTTCACAAGGTGCTCCTGAATTTCCTGGGAGACCTCAAGTGA